The following coding sequences lie in one Cryptococcus neoformans var. neoformans B-3501A chromosome 14, whole genome shotgun sequence genomic window:
- a CDS encoding hypothetical protein (Similar to gi|32405932|ref|XP_323579.1| hypothetical protein [Neurospora crassa], FASTA scores: opt: 782, E(): 8e-29, (41.902% identity (65.810% similar) in 389 aa overlap (114-466:1-378)); HMMPfam hit to RRM_1, RNA recognition motif. (a.k.a. RRM, RBD, or RNP domain), score: 147.6, E(): 2.7e-41) encodes MTEDIYKDDLYGDLDLEDLDASQLEELVEPPELDTAPTSTPAASNAAAAPSQPAITASSSTSAPVEPGSQQYDHQPSYDAATPYQQGQQDNNFGQQQDGQDRIKPSDMPDEGKMFIGGLNWETTEAGLSEYMGQFGEIDACTIMRDPSGRSRGFAFLTYRDPASVTKVMAQTHHLDGKQIDPKRAIPRAEHERTAKVFVGGLAPSVTGESLKSFLCQFGQVMDATVMFDKETGRSKGFAFATFQDEESVGRAMAASGVELEGKQIEIKKAQPRGTAQGSKFGGNMNPRFNQGTGFSGGMGSFGGGFDPSSVAMMYQNMMKTGGNMMGGFDPSAMAMMYQNMMKSMGNAPAINPSLAMRNNAGGTTAGAAAGGAMPMGMGMGAMGGMGGMGGMGGMGGMGMGGMGMGGMGMGGMGGMGGMGMGGGMNRMGNTRQIPNAPRGPAAMRGPGQQPMGGAGNAPQGGGPGAQRYSTQGNARARPY; translated from the exons ATGACCGAAGACATTTACAAGGACGATCTCTACGGCG ATCTCGACCTCGAGGATTTGGATGCTTCTCAACTTGAGGAGCTTGTCGAGCCTCCTGAGCTGGATACTGCACCAACCTCGACTCCTGCTGCATCCAACGCTGCTGCGGCCCCTTCTCAACCCGCAATCACCGCATCATCGTCAACTTCCGCCCCCGTTGAACCCGGATCACAACAATACGACCATCAACCATCTTATGACGCCGCCACGCCTTATCAGCAAGGCCAACAGGACAACAACTTTGGCCAGCAGCAAGACGGACAGGATAGAATCAAGCCCAGTGATATGCCTGATGAGGG GAAGATGTTCATTGGCGGTCTCAACTGGGAAACCACTGAAG CGGGTCTTTCTGAATACATGGGGCAGTTTGGTGAAATTGATGCTTGCACCATTATGCGTGATCCTTCCGGTCGTTCAAGAGGTTTTGCATTTTTGACTTATAGAGACCCCGCCAGTGTCACCAAAGTGATGGCGCAGACTCATCATCTCGACGGTAAGCAA ATCGATCCCAAACGCGCCATCCCCCGCGCCGAGCATGAGCGTACCGCCAAAGTCTTTGTTGGCGGTCTCGCTCCGTCCGTCACAGGTGAATCCCTCAAATCTTTCCTCTGTCAATTTGGTCAGGTGATGGATGCTACTGTTATGTTCGATAAGGAGACTGGCAGATCTAAGGGGTTTGCATTTGCTACGTTCCAGGATGAAGAGTCTGTAGGCAGAGCGATGGCTGCTAGCGgtgttgagcttgagggCAAGCAG ATTGAGATCAAGAAAGCTCAGCCAAGAGGTACTGCTCAGGGATCCAAATTTGGAGGTAACATGAATCCCCGCTTTAACCAAGGCACGGGATTCAGTGGTGGTATGGGTAGTTTCGGCGGTGGCTTCGACCCCAGTTCGGTGGCGATGATGTATCAGAACATGATGAAAACCGGAG GCAATATGATGGGCGGCTTCGACCCTAGCGCCATGGCAATGATGTACCAAAATATGATGAAATCCATGGGCAACGCTCCTGCCATTAATCCCAGTCTTGCTATGCGCAACAATGCTGGCGGGACCACTGCCGGTGCTGCTGCAGGGGGTGCTATGCCGATGGGCATGGGTATGGGTGCCATGGGGGGTATGGGGGGTATGGGAGGCATGGGCGGTATGGGCGGTATGGGGATGGGTGGTATGGGAATGGGCGGAATGGGTATGGGCGGAATGGGCGGAATGGGTGGAATGGGTATGGGAGGCGGGATGAACCGC ATGGGCAACACTCGACAAATTCCCAACGCTCCCCGCGGCCCTGCGGCGATGCGCGGACCAGGACAACAGCCCATGGGCGGCGCTGGAAATGCTCCCCAAGGTGGTGGACCCGGAGCGCAGAGATATTCGACGCAAGGGAACGCGAGGGCAAGACCATATTAA
- a CDS encoding hypothetical protein (Match to ESTs gb|CF193212.1|CF193212, gb|CF187321.1|CF187321) → MEQNMMKQRSADMVHCVAFYFTASIPPQESTTYITYVLSTSSPAQCAVFTRIQASIRSLAHLHHFQIRKASFNKLICDISSSHSQPALLGIPSQNILNVTERRARLSMFISAWCSKEKLELFPFFRGLYGVLYIQSQSSRMGVDNGEHRVVWEFDDAVFLESGGTDFMCDAILILKNVLNFEIHTIYNSIEDQDIYTPIFVQWLPRITHPSQPSASFSHPPDMSNRKGAPLPSLSGLCNHSSPSVDNQFLSEDFLAPEVIKSNCQHVFIVTAGIYTVNDGELAMLEDNLNKPHYWRWEFPSDIDNQEILDLMSLFPRVISQKPKPHFVQLDLEAIVDQQYLGHPPSISCHATSQGISIFGTGRIWVGLNKRNAGWKGSWWFRFKLWWYCLFGWI, encoded by the exons ATGGAGCAAAATATGATGAAACAGCGATCAGCCGACATGGTG CATTGTGTGGCGTTCTATTTTACAGCATCGATTCCGCCTCAAGAGTCAACAACTTATATTACCTATGTTTTATCGACCTCGTCACCGGCGCAATGTGCCGTGTTCACCAGAATTCAAGCATCGATACGCTCGCTtgcccatcttcatcatttccAGATTCGTAAGGCATCATTCAACAAGCTCATTTGTGACATTTCATCCAGCCATTCTCAACCAGCACTCTTGGGAATTCCTTCTCAGAACATCCTCAATGTAACAGAAAGGCGTGCCCGACTGTCTATGTTCATTTCTGCATGGTGTAGCAAGGAGAAGTTGGAgcttttccccttctttcgcGGGCTGTATGGTGTCTTATATATCCAAAGTCAGAGCTCCAGGATGGGGGTAGATAATGGAGAACATCGAGTTGTGTGGGAATTCGATGATGCAGTATTTCTGGAGTCAGG TGGTACTGATTTCATGTGTGATgccattctcatcctcaagaaTGTTCTGAATTTTGAAATTCACACAATCTACAACAGCattgaagatcaagatATCTACACACCTATCTTTGTCCAGTGGTTGCCTCGAATTACTCACCCATCACAACCCTCAGCATCCTTTTCACATCCACCTGACATGTCTAATAGAAAAGGAGCACCTTTGCCTTCCCTGAGTGGCTTGTGCAATCATTCCTCACCTTCAGTGGATAACCAGTTTTTGTCTGAAGATTTCCTTGCCCCTGAAGTGATTAAATCAAATTGTCAACATGTATTCATTGTCACTGCTGGTATATATACTGTAAATGATGGAGAACTTGCAATGCTGGAAGACAACCTCAATAAACCACATTACTGGAGATGGGAATTCCCTTCTGATATTGACAATCAGGAGATACTAGACCTTATGTCTTTGTTCCCCAGGGTTATCTCTCAAAAGCCAAAGCCTCACTTTGTTCAGCTAGATCTGGAAGCAATTGTTGATCAACAATATCTTGGGCATCCACCAAGCATCAGCTGCCATGCAACCTCACAAGGCATATCTATCTTTGGAACAGGGAGAATATGGGTTGGATTGAACAAAAGAAATgcaggatggaagggatcTTGGTGGTTTAGGTTCAAACTCTGGTGGTACTGCTTGTTTGGGTGGATCTAG